CTGAAAGGGTGAACCATAAACTGTGAAGTTGATTCACCCTTTGCAAGACACAAGTTGTCACTACGCGTTATCCCAGAGACCCTCGGGGGTGACAATTCATTTCAGTGTTCATGGGACCACGCTCTGTTTCTACAGAGGAACAGTGGAATATCTGCTGAAGTCTCTGAGGTGAGCAACACAGCCTGATCGCACCTTTAATTCAGCCATGCAAATCTATAGATCCCAGCTAAACAGCCTCACTCGAGCTCCCCATCTGCCTTCGCAGGATGACTTTGGCTGTGCTCAGTCCCCTGCTGAACCTGCCTGGGAAGCTCTTGCCCCCTGTGAAGCCTGAGCCGCTGTGAAGGCTGGGTTGTGTGGGATCCCAAGAGATCACGTTTCATAACACAAGCGGTCAGCTCTGCAGATGTCTGTTCTCCTGTTTCTCTCAGGCATGACTCCGTTTTCTGCAAAAGTTGTTCCGCCCTGCAAACCCTGGACTAAACCCTTTGCCTGCCGCCCCATCTAGTGTTCAGCACAGCCAAACGCGGGGGCCGCTGCGCCACGGAAACCCAGAGGCCGGAGAAGTGCCCAGCATTTTTTCAGCGGGATTAACCCACCTTTGTAAAAATCTCACTGGAGGTGACTTCAGGGCAGCTCCGACAGAGTCCAGGCAACGTGGAAACCTGCAAAAGCCACTGTCAGTTCCTTCCTCTGGCCTCTACGCAGCCTCTGGGTCTCCTCATGGAGAGATGGCAGCTGGAAAGCCCAGCGAGCCCTGCTCCTCAGCACTTAGGTCCTTGGCAGCCAAACCCTGGGGCTTGGAGGACATCCCTCTGTAGGTGAGTCACCTGGGAAAATGCCTTGGAATGACGATCTGAGAGCCTAAGCTGTGCCCACCTCAAGACTGGACTGGATGGCGGCTGGCAGCGAGGGCTCTCTCCAAACTGGGAACAACGGGGCTTCCTGGGTGCTCGGCTGCTGGCGGGACAGGGCACTCATTTCAACAGAGATGTCAAACCTTGAGCGTGTATTTTGAATACTAAACAATGCTGCTCAGTGTTTTTTCAATTAGATTGTAAAAATAACTCAAGAATTACTTAAAagtgcttttcactttttttatttaaaaaaaatgtttgatgagaaaatgaaagctgttttAGTGTCTGTCCTTCCCCTTTGTAAACGCACTTGTTCGGCAGTGGGGGAGATCATGAAGTTACCAGAACAAAATATCTGCTCTGAGAACTTGGTTTTAATACAGCAGCTTTCTGACACATTCAGTCCCATGAGTTGCAGAGCTCCAGCCACTGCTACGGAAATCCTGGGGCTCTGCACTGCTAGGTGCACAACCCACACCGAACGAAGCCCAAAACAAGCATCGCTGTGTTCCTGGTTAACCACCAGACCTTGGTTAAGACGCAGGGAGGTGCCagtcctgctctccccagagctgggATTGTTCTGATGAAACTCTCCCTCCACCCTGCAGCGATACCCCGCTCACAACGCTTTCAGTTCAAGGAGCAGTGTGGTAAGTCTGTTAGCTCATTAACACCTCCAGCTTACAGGAGACTTGGCTTCCCTCCTCTTGCATAGCGTCAGGCCCCACGTTCCAGGAAGTTACTCtgcaatttctgtttttctttcttttcctgctgagCCAGGCTGGCTTTCAGTTCCCACCATGAAGCTTCTGAATGCTGCTGTATTCTTTATTCTTGTGCCCTCTTTGATACCAGCTTTGGACCCTCTCACCACTTCAGTCTTCGTGGGGGGTGCTGCTGTCGCTtggcagctcctctcccctcaTTCCTGGCTCAGGTGCAGGTTCCTGGAGTGCTGCAATATGAAGGACACACTGAACTTCTCAGGTAAGGCAGTGGCAAGAGCACCTTGTGCCCAGTTATCAGTGGGATCAGCTGATGGTCCTTCCCAGGGTGGTGAGGGCTTCCTTTTTAATGCCTGCCTCCTTCGGTGTGGAAGAGTTACAGCCCACAGAGGCTCTAGAAGGCAAAGGCCGTACTAACCTAATATTGCTGATCTCTCGAGTCGTCACATACCCTGCTTCTCATGGCAGTACTGGACCATTTTCCTTGCTGGTGTCTTGGTTTTATATTGGCAGATGCAGGCAAAATTCTGGAGGTGAATTCAAGGCTAAGAACTAACGAAATAATCCCGTATCTTCTTGAGACAGACACCCCAGTGGTATCCCACACCCCAGTCGGTGGTTGCCTGTAATACACATCAAATGAGTAGCAATTAGTGGTAGGTCTAGATCCAAAACACGCTGCTTCACTTCCCTGAGAGCAGCGGGCTGGCAGTCTTCAGTgactggggaggagagggtggtCTCACCCTGCCTGTGGGGAACTAGTGCGTGGTCTAAAAAAGAGCTTATGCAACCATTTAACCATAAACTCCTCATCCTGCCACCTGGAAATCCCCCTTCCCTTTGTCATGGGATTATAAATATTGCTTCATTTCAGCGCTGGGTCACAGATTACAAAATAAATCCTCAACTGTTGGAGACCTGTGCGCCTCCAGGTATGTGTACTCCAGGCACTGTGTCACTTCCTACCGGCTCTGGATCTGGCTGCTTACAAACAGGCTGTTTGCTAGCACTTTAACCACTGAAAAACCATTTGTGGCACTTTTTAAAGAGAACTTGATATAGCAACAGAACCATATTTTTCTATAAATGCGAGGTGTACTAGATGCCACAAAAACAGTTAACGAGAACTTAGCACATGCAGTGAACAAGTCTCTGCAAATACATTAGAACCCACCCCAGGACTTTACAGGAGGCAGAAGCCACAGCACCGCTGAGACTCCTAGTCTCTCATACCAACTGCTCGGTTCCCATCAATGCCAGCAGAAGTCTGATTCACGAGTCTGCTCCTCAGTTTCTCTGCTGAGCCACAATTCTGTCAGGGACGGAGGGGAGAGAACATTTGTTCTCTCTGATGGTCATTCAGCtgcaaccaaaaaaaacaagGCGGAATAATATGGCATTTTGTGACTCTTCTTTCCTCTCATTCCTTCAGTTATAAAGATGGATTTGGAGCGAAAAGTCTTTGGACAGCAACTTGCTGTCCAGATAGTTCTGAGAGCTCTGAGCGCAAATATGCAGTCCAAGCAGCCCAGGAAGCCCCTGGTGATGTCCTTCCACGGCTGGACTGGAACAGGCAAATCGTTTGTCAGCAGTATCATTGCAGAGAACCTCTACCGGCTTAATATACCAAGACAGAGGTTTGTGCACTACTTCAGCACAGCGCTGCACTTCCCACACCTTTCACATGTCCATCTCTATAAGGTACTTCCAGCTTTATCTCACTTTCTCCAATTTATCTGCAATTGTGAGTGCAAATATCAGATAATTATGTCTCTTCTCACAGGAGCAGCTGCAGAACTGGATTCGGGGCAATGTCAGTGCCTGTCCAAGGTCCCTTTTTATCTTCTCTGAAATGGATCAGATGCCACATGGCCTGATAGACTCTATCATGCCGTTCCTTGACTACCATGAAGAGATTGATGGTGTTTATTATGGCAGGGCGATCTTCATCTTTCTGAAGTAAGGAAAGCCGAAGGCCAAAAGGGAATTACAGTCCCACAGAACCATCCAGCATAGGTTTGTAGGTGACTGCAGCATGGCTGAGCAGCTCAGGGTCCTTTGCTGTCTGTCTTTACAGCATGTTGTCAATGAACATGCCCAGCCATCGTGTCAGCCAGAAGATCTGAGTTATCCCACACTGTGAAGTGAGCTGTCCCAGGGCTGCAAAGGCTCCTATTCCTCAAGTGAATGGCAAACGGACAAGTATCTGTGGTAGCTTTCTAAACCACTGGAGAGGCCACTTCCACCGTGGTCAGTAAATATGTTTTCTCCAGCTCTGTAACACCACCGTTAGGCAGAAAGGTCTTTGTAGGATGGATGGGACTCCCCTAGGGAGCTCTTTAGACGCAGAGAGGGGAAAAGTCACCTACTGAAGGCCACTTGCATGCACAGATCAAGGGGACACAATTCCTCCAGGTGTTATTCCTGGGAAACTCCTTTGCTGAGGGTCACCCCAGCTCTGCTCATATCACACGACTGAAGCAAGCCCGAACCCCAAGCTTTGGGCTGGCGTACCTCTCAGCTGGCCTTTACGTTTAAACACATGGCCAACCACCTATTGCAGCTTGAGGCAGCGATTACCACAGTGAGCAGCAGCTTGTCAGGGAGCCTCCCATACCGCCTGGCCATACGAGCAatccccctgccctgctgtgatGACAAACGTAGCAGCTCAAGCCGCTGTGCCAGAGGAGAGCTCATCCCATCAGACACTGCTGTCATTTGGGAGATAGTGTGGTCCCTGTCACTTCCCACCTCTGGGCAACACCCACATGTAGGGACATGTCACCTCCATTCCAGTGCAGATTCACACAGTGACTGAAACCACTGCCAAGATCTGAGCAATAAAGACGGCAAAGACACAGCTCTACTAAGCCAGTGACTCTCTTTCCTAACAGCAATGCAGGCGGAGATAAGGTAACAGAGATTGCCCTTGATCACTGGAGAAGGCTGAAGAGAAGAGAAGACATTCCTGTAaaggagctccagtctctgctctcagaggaaATTTTCAGGAACAGAAACAGTGAGTACCTCTGGGCTCAGGGCTCAGTCCCAGGGCTGCTGATGTGCTCTGTCTTCTGCCAAATGATCCATGAGGCACACAGCAGCACACTGGCCTCCACCACACTCCGATGGTAAAGCTCCCCATTCTCTCTTCCAGGTGGTTTCTTCCACAGTCAACTGATCCAGAAGAACCTGATCGATTATTTCATCCCTTTCCTTCCTCTCGAATACAAACATGTGAGACAGTGTGTCCGGGAAGAGCTGCGCATGCAAGGGCATCCCGAGGATGAAAACCTCATCACAGAGATTGCCTCGGCATTGACTGACTACCCCAGTGAAGAAAGACTCTACTCCAGCAAAGGCTGCAAGACTGTGGCCTCCAGAGTGACCCTGAGTATCTAGGCACTGCCAGGCCAAATGCCTCATCTTCTTGTTGTGAGACCACAGCAGATGGAAGAACCAGCAactcctttccccttcctgcaGCTCAATCTGCATGCTTGTCCTTGAAGGGATTCAGGCTGTTCCATACCAGAGGCACCTTTTGCAGAGCTcttgaataaataaatacataggaCACTGCAACAATTATGGTATAGAGCAAGCAGAAGAGGAACATACGTGGGTAATGAGGTTTGCTCTCCTTGCcacagaagaaagtattttaaagagaGAAATCTTCAGATTTCCCTCACTACAAGACGGACATtaagcgtgtccaaagaagagcagcgaggctggtgaagggtctagagcacaagtcttatgaggagcggctgagggaactggggttgttttgtctggagaagaggaggccgagaccttattgctctctacaactacctgaaagtggttgtagtgaggtgggtgttggtctcttctcccaagtaactagcgataggatgagaggctatggcctcaagttgtgtcaggggaggttctgactggatattaggaaaaatttctttgctgaaagagtggtcaggcattggaccaggctgcccagggcagcagtggggtCCCCATCCTGGAGGTGTTCGaagaacgtgtagatgtggcactttgggacgtggtttagcaggcatggtggtgttgggtggatgcttggacttgatgatcttagaggtctttcccaaccttaatgactctatgatctCCCACTTTTGTGGCAAGAGTATTTGCACCTTAAGTCCTAGTATTGCCCTAATTAATAAATAACGTTCTCAGTATCAGTCTGTTGTATACGTGCTGTCACCTGCGTGTCTCACAGAAGCCACAGAGCAGACCAGCACGGCTGTTCCTGCTCTACAGGCGCAGACACCCAAGCACGATGGCTGGGTTTTCCACGCCACCCAGCAGGCCCCGGTCAGCGGCAGGTCCCGGTTCAGCAGCCCGGCACTGCGGCACCACCACCTCACGCCGACGCCGTTCCACGACCCTGGCCGAGCTGTTGTCGTTGGGGACCGCGATGTCACCGTGCCGCTGACGGGGAAACGCAGAGAACgcagaccccctccccagccccacaccgcACACCGCGCCCCGCAGGCCGCAGACAGCTCGGTCCGTCCGGTGCTGCGCTCCCCGCCGCTGGTGGGCCGGGGGAGAGGCGTGGCCTCTCCAGGGAGCGGCACCGCCGCCGGGGCCTTGCCGCCGAGCCCGGCGggcggagaggagaggagcggaggcggcagggccgggccctggctcgccccgcccctccccgcccgacGCTGCCAATGCCGTCACGCAGCGCCCCCAACGTCATCCCCCCACCGACACGTCACTGCGCGCCGACGTCGTAAAAAGGGCGGCGAAAGCCGCCCTTGCCCTTCAcaaagatggcggcggcggcggcggggcggggcggggcggggcggggcggggcggccgtttgcccgcccgcagccggcggaagcggggccgggcgcggagccGCCATGCTGCGGGCGGctgggctgctgtggctgctgctgccggggctggtggggctggagccgctcAGCGTGGGCCTGGCCATCGGCGTCGCCTCGGCCCTCACCGGCTACCTGTCCCACCCCAGCTTCTACTGCAGCTACGTGGAGTGCTGCCCCGGCGCCGGGCACCGCCTCAACGCCACCGgtacgcggggcggggggcgccagGCCGCGCTCGGCCGGTAACCGGCCactgcccggggcagcccccggtgCGCCCGCCGGTGGCCGGGCCATGCCGAGACCCGTGCCCGGCAGTGGCCGTGCCGAGCTCGCCCGGTGCGTGGCCGAtgaccagcacccatgggtggctGTGCCGAGCTCGCCCGGTGCATGGCCGAtgaccagcacccatgggtggctGTGCCGAGCTCGCCCGGTGCGTGGCCGATGAccggcacccatgggtggccGTACCAAGCTTGCCTGATGTGTGGCCAATACTTGGCACCTGTTGGTGGCCATGCCAAGCCGAGCTCTCCGTCTCCCCGCAGCGCTGAAGGGGCAGCTGGACGCCAAGCTCTTCGGGCAGCACCTGGCCAAGGACGTGGTGCTGAAGGCGGTGATGGGCTTCAGCAACAACCCCAGCCCCAAGAAGCCGCTGACGCTCTCGCTCCACGGCTGGGCCGGCACCGGCAAGAACTTCCTCAGCCAGATCCTGGCAGAGCACATCCACCCCGCCGGCCTGCGCAGCAAGTTCGTCCATCTCTTTCTGGCCACCCTGCACTTCCCCCACCATGACCAGCTCAAGTCCTACAAGGTGAGGAGGGGGACAGGGTAATCCAGTTACCCCTACTCCCTCAGCCCCCTCGTATGGGGGTTTGGCTGTTTGCGCTGCGCAAGTCCCCCGATAGCCGACGACTGGAGGTGTACAGCTGGGTGTTTCCAAAGTCGGTGCTAGGAGAGACGGAGGGCGAAACGCATTcaggaaatgaaagagaaaggcaCCAAAATGCCAGGAAGTCAAAACTGGGAGTGATTTCTTAGTGCTGTCCTCTCACTGATGCCATCTGCTGATGTCTGCGGTGCTTGCTCCTAGAAAAAAATCCGGTCATTAAAACAGTGGGTGCCGGCTGGCGGGGATGGAGGTGGCTTTCTCCAAAATCAGCCCCTGCGGTGCCGTGTTTTGCATTTGTGGCTAAAACAACGCTGATAGCGCACCAGTGTTGTGGCTGTTACGGAACAGCGCTCGCACAGCCTCAAagctggcttttttccccccacacagagagcaggctggggtgggcaagagatggggaggggacacagctgggacagctgagcccAGTCAGCCAGAGATATTCTGTAACATACACTGTCATCCTCAGCAATAAAAACGGGggtagaagagggaaaaaaagtaggGGGTGTTGGCTTCCAAGGTGGCCGTTGCTCGGACACTGGTGGGGCATTGGTCTGCATGTGTCAGGGAATGAttctccttgcttgttttttgcCTCTTTCCATCACCTATCAAAATGTCTttattcttcctcctctctcgCCCGTCCTGCTGCTGGCCGGGTCAACCTACCACGCACTGTACAATGAGAAAGTGTAGCCTGCAGGAGAGATATTTCAAGTGACTTCCTTGCTTGACATTGGAGATTTCCTGTTTTAATGTTTGAAGGTACCCAAAACTGAGGTACTGATAGATGTGGTTTCTGTGTGAAAGAcgaaacacttttttaaaacaaacaaaaacggcTTTATTTTCTTCAAGATTTCCTATCTCGACCTGGTTTTTGTGCCTTATCCATACAATTATGCAGAAAGAATGAGAGAGTCTCTCCTCTGTGAGCAGGAAAAGAATTCCCAT
This genomic stretch from Opisthocomus hoazin isolate bOpiHoa1 chromosome 19, bOpiHoa1.hap1, whole genome shotgun sequence harbors:
- the LOC104329248 gene encoding torsin-1A, which codes for MKLLNAAVFFILVPSLIPALDPLTTSVFVGGAAVAWQLLSPHSWLRCRFLECCNMKDTLNFSVIKMDLERKVFGQQLAVQIVLRALSANMQSKQPRKPLVMSFHGWTGTGKSFVSSIIAENLYRLNIPRQRFVHYFSTALHFPHLSHVHLYKEQLQNWIRGNVSACPRSLFIFSEMDQMPHGLIDSIMPFLDYHEEIDGVYYGRAIFIFLNNAGGDKVTEIALDHWRRLKRREDIPVKELQSLLSEEIFRNRNSGFFHSQLIQKNLIDYFIPFLPLEYKHVRQCVREELRMQGHPEDENLITEIASALTDYPSEERLYSSKGCKTVASRVTLSI